The Nocardioides pantholopis genome window below encodes:
- a CDS encoding DUF721 domain-containing protein — protein MSGPATPEPDAGADPAHDDDGLDLARSIARATASSSPAARRKPRRGNRDGGPGRGRVSGAHPDDRDPQLLDVTLARLVGDRGWELDLRVQGVFGRWEELVGAEVAQHCTPETFEDGKLVVRTDSTAWATQLRLLAPTVVRRLNEELGHGVVVLIEVLGPHLPTWKKGLRSSRDGRGPRDTYG, from the coding sequence GTGAGCGGCCCCGCCACCCCGGAGCCGGACGCCGGAGCCGACCCGGCGCACGACGACGACGGCCTGGACCTGGCCCGGTCGATCGCGCGGGCGACGGCGTCCTCCTCGCCGGCCGCCCGCCGCAAGCCGCGCCGGGGGAACCGGGACGGCGGTCCGGGCCGGGGCCGGGTCAGCGGCGCGCATCCCGACGACCGCGATCCCCAGCTGCTCGACGTCACGCTGGCGCGCCTGGTCGGCGACCGCGGCTGGGAGCTGGACCTGCGGGTCCAGGGCGTCTTCGGCCGGTGGGAGGAGCTGGTCGGCGCGGAGGTCGCCCAGCACTGCACGCCGGAGACCTTCGAGGACGGCAAGCTCGTGGTGCGCACCGACTCCACCGCCTGGGCGACCCAGCTGCGGCTGCTGGCGCCCACGGTCGTGCGCCGCCTCAACGAGGAGCTCGGGCACGGCGTCGTGGTGCTGATCGAGGTCCTCGGTCCGCACCTGCCGACGTGGAAGAAGGGCCTGCGCTCCTCCCGTGACGGCCGCGGTCCGCGCGACACCTACGGCTGA
- the gyrB gene encoding DNA topoisomerase (ATP-hydrolyzing) subunit B, with amino-acid sequence MPGDQSVEQDPAETPEKSAPLRSNNVDTAYDASAIQVLEGLEAVRKRPGMYIGSTGERGLHHLIWEIVDNAVDEALAGHCDRIVLTLCADGAVKVEDNGRGIPTDTAPGQDMPAVTMALTMLHAGGKFGGGGYKVSGGLHGVGVSVVNALSSHLIVDVRNRGHLWRQSFTIGEPDGPLEQVRALEPGEGTGTTVTYWASEEIFETTTYSLETITNRIREMAFLNKGLEIVVRDERPAAEEVIDAIEGDTVATPSEASVADGPRRGEAGGIEQVFKYDRGLVDYVEYLNRRKDKANPTIISFEAETPEHVENHMSLEVAMQWNTTFNESVHTFANTINTHEGGTHEEGFRAALTSLVNNWGEEWGLIKKPEDRVKGDDIREGLTAIISVKLGEPQFEGQTKTKLGNTEAKGFVQRLMNDQLGAWLEQNPAEGRDIVRKAQAAAQARIAARKARDLARNRKGILGGGGLPGKLSDCQSTNPAECEVFIVEGDSAGGSARQGRDPRIQAILPIRGKILNVEKARLDRILGNQEVQSIVSAMGTGIQEDFDIDKLRYHKVVLMADADVDGHHINTLLLTLLFRFMKPLIDHGHVYMAQPPLYRLRWNKPHEHEFVYSDAERDALMAAGLEAGKKLPKENPVQRYKGLGEMNAKELWETTMDPDQRLMLQVTLEDAAQADEIFSILMGEDVEQRRSFIQRNAKDVRFLDI; translated from the coding sequence ATGCCTGGGGACCAGTCTGTCGAGCAGGATCCTGCCGAGACCCCGGAGAAGAGTGCCCCACTGCGCAGCAACAACGTCGACACGGCGTACGACGCGTCGGCGATCCAGGTCCTCGAGGGCCTGGAGGCGGTCCGCAAGCGTCCCGGCATGTACATCGGCTCGACCGGTGAGCGCGGCCTGCACCACCTGATCTGGGAGATCGTCGACAACGCGGTCGACGAGGCGCTCGCCGGGCACTGCGACCGGATCGTGCTGACCCTGTGCGCGGACGGCGCGGTCAAGGTCGAGGACAACGGCCGCGGCATCCCCACCGACACCGCGCCCGGCCAGGACATGCCAGCGGTCACGATGGCGCTGACGATGCTGCACGCCGGCGGCAAGTTCGGCGGTGGCGGCTACAAGGTCTCCGGCGGTCTGCACGGCGTCGGCGTCTCGGTCGTCAACGCGCTCTCCTCGCACCTGATCGTGGACGTGCGCAACCGCGGCCACCTGTGGCGCCAGTCCTTCACGATCGGCGAGCCGGACGGCCCGCTGGAGCAGGTCCGCGCGCTCGAGCCGGGCGAGGGCACCGGCACCACCGTCACCTACTGGGCCTCGGAGGAGATCTTCGAGACCACGACGTACTCCCTGGAGACGATCACCAACCGGATCCGCGAGATGGCCTTCCTCAACAAGGGGCTGGAGATCGTCGTGCGCGACGAGCGCCCCGCGGCCGAGGAGGTCATCGACGCGATCGAGGGCGACACCGTCGCCACCCCGTCCGAGGCCAGCGTCGCCGACGGCCCGCGCCGCGGCGAGGCCGGCGGCATCGAGCAGGTCTTCAAGTACGACCGCGGCCTGGTCGACTACGTCGAGTACCTCAACCGGCGCAAGGACAAGGCCAACCCGACGATCATCTCCTTCGAGGCCGAGACCCCCGAGCACGTCGAGAACCACATGTCGCTCGAGGTCGCGATGCAGTGGAACACGACGTTCAACGAGTCGGTCCACACCTTCGCGAACACGATCAACACCCACGAGGGCGGCACCCACGAGGAGGGCTTCCGGGCCGCGCTCACCTCCCTGGTCAACAACTGGGGCGAGGAGTGGGGCCTGATCAAGAAGCCCGAGGACCGGGTGAAGGGCGACGACATCCGCGAGGGCCTGACCGCGATCATCTCGGTCAAGCTCGGCGAGCCGCAGTTCGAGGGCCAGACCAAGACCAAGCTCGGCAACACCGAGGCCAAGGGCTTCGTCCAGCGCCTGATGAACGACCAGCTCGGCGCCTGGCTGGAGCAGAACCCCGCCGAGGGCCGCGACATCGTTCGCAAGGCCCAGGCCGCCGCGCAGGCGCGGATCGCGGCCCGCAAGGCCCGCGACCTGGCGCGCAACCGCAAGGGGATCCTCGGCGGCGGCGGCCTGCCGGGCAAGCTCTCGGACTGCCAGTCCACGAACCCGGCCGAGTGCGAGGTCTTCATCGTCGAGGGCGACTCCGCCGGTGGCTCGGCCCGCCAGGGCCGCGACCCCCGGATCCAGGCGATCCTGCCGATCCGCGGAAAGATCCTCAACGTCGAGAAGGCCCGCCTGGACCGGATCCTGGGCAACCAGGAGGTCCAGTCGATCGTCTCCGCGATGGGCACCGGGATCCAGGAAGACTTCGACATCGACAAGCTGCGCTACCACAAGGTCGTGCTGATGGCCGACGCCGACGTCGACGGCCACCACATCAACACGCTGCTGCTGACGCTGCTGTTCCGCTTCATGAAGCCGCTGATCGACCACGGCCACGTCTACATGGCCCAGCCGCCGCTGTACCGGCTGCGCTGGAACAAGCCCCACGAGCACGAGTTCGTCTACTCCGACGCCGAGCGCGACGCGCTGATGGCCGCGGGCCTCGAGGCCGGCAAGAAGCTGCCCAAGGAGAACCCGGTCCAGCGCTACAAGGGTCTGGGCGAGATGAACGCCAAGGAGCTGTGGGAGACCACGATGGACCCCGACCAGCGGCTGATGCTGCAGGTCACGCTCGAGGACGCCGCCCAGGCCGACGAGATCTTCTCGATCCTGATGGGCGAGGACGTCGAGCAGCGGCGCTCGTTCATCCAGCGCAACGCCAAGGACGTCCGATTCCTCGACATCTGA
- a CDS encoding DLW-39 family protein, producing the protein MKKLVWLLLAGIGAAFAKKKFDEGRAEEALWAEATDSVTRNGGSARG; encoded by the coding sequence ATGAAGAAGCTCGTCTGGCTGCTCCTCGCCGGCATCGGCGCCGCCTTCGCGAAGAAGAAGTTCGACGAGGGTCGCGCCGAGGAGGCCCTGTGGGCCGAGGCCACCGACTCCGTCACCCGGAACGGCGGCTCCGCCCGGGGCTGA
- the dnaN gene encoding DNA polymerase III subunit beta, translating into MKFRVERDVLADAVAWAARSLPVRPSVPVLAGLLIDATEEGLVLSTFDYETSARATLKADVSDDGRALVSGRLLADICRSLPAKPVEMVLDGTRVSLTCGSARFSLQTMPVDDYPALPEMPAATGTVQSDLFAHAVSQAVTAAGRDDMLPVLTGVRVEIDGSTISLLATDRFRLSQRELGWDPRTPDESVAALVPAKVLGETAKSLTAGSEVTIALATSGTGEGIIGFEGAAAGGVRRTTTRLLDGEFPKVRSLFPNEHLTVAKVDKAALVESVKRVALVAERNTAVQLKFSDGVLTLDAGSGDEAQASESIPADIEGEDIVTGFNPQFLLDGLTAIDEAVVELAFTQASKPVVISGSVTEDGKDPGFRYLLMPRRLLS; encoded by the coding sequence GTGAAGTTCCGCGTCGAGCGCGACGTGCTCGCGGACGCCGTCGCCTGGGCTGCCCGCAGCCTCCCGGTCCGTCCCAGCGTCCCCGTCCTGGCCGGGCTGCTGATCGATGCGACCGAGGAGGGCCTGGTGCTCTCCACCTTCGACTACGAGACCTCCGCTCGGGCGACGCTGAAGGCCGACGTCAGCGACGACGGCCGGGCCCTGGTCAGCGGTCGGCTGCTCGCCGACATCTGCCGCAGCCTCCCGGCCAAGCCGGTGGAGATGGTCCTCGACGGCACCCGGGTCTCGCTGACCTGCGGCTCGGCCCGCTTCAGCCTCCAGACCATGCCGGTCGACGACTACCCGGCGCTGCCCGAGATGCCGGCCGCGACCGGCACCGTGCAGAGCGACCTGTTCGCGCACGCCGTCTCCCAGGCCGTGACCGCCGCCGGGCGCGACGACATGCTCCCGGTGCTGACCGGCGTCCGCGTCGAGATCGACGGCTCGACGATCTCGCTGCTGGCCACCGACCGGTTCCGGCTCTCCCAGCGCGAGCTCGGCTGGGACCCCCGCACCCCCGACGAGTCGGTGGCCGCGCTGGTGCCCGCCAAGGTTCTCGGCGAGACCGCGAAGTCCCTGACCGCCGGCAGCGAGGTCACGATCGCGCTCGCCACCAGCGGGACCGGCGAGGGCATCATCGGCTTCGAGGGCGCGGCCGCCGGCGGCGTACGCCGGACCACCACCCGCCTGCTCGACGGCGAGTTCCCCAAGGTCCGCAGCCTGTTCCCCAACGAGCACCTCACGGTCGCGAAGGTCGACAAGGCCGCGCTGGTCGAGTCGGTCAAGCGCGTCGCCCTGGTGGCCGAGCGCAACACCGCCGTCCAGCTGAAGTTCAGCGACGGCGTGCTCACCCTCGACGCCGGCTCCGGCGACGAGGCGCAGGCCTCGGAGTCGATCCCCGCCGACATCGAGGGCGAGGACATCGTGACCGGGTTCAACCCGCAGTTCCTGCTCGACGGCCTGACCGCGATCGACGAGGCCGTTGTCGAGCTGGCCTTCACCCAGGCGTCCAAGCCGGTGGTGATCAGCGGCTCGGTCACCGAGGACGGCAAGGACCCGGGCTTCCGCTACCTCCTGATGCCGCGCCGGCTGCTGTCCTGA
- the recF gene encoding DNA replication/repair protein RecF (All proteins in this family for which functions are known are DNA-binding proteins that assist the filamentation of RecA onto DNA for the initiation of recombination or recombinational repair.), with translation MYVSHLTLHDFRSYATAEVPLEPGVTAFVGRNGQGKTNLVEAIDYLSRLSSHRVAADAPLIRSGAERAVVRAAVVRDGRTAILEVELVPGKANRARVNRAALPRARDIVGLVRTVLFSPEDLTLVKGDPSDRRRFLDDLLVLRAPRLAGVRSDYDRILKQRNSLLKTAGAARRGSSSQEAALSTLGVWDDHLARTGAELLAQRLALVDALAPYVGKAYETVARGATRDDAEIGYRASLDLAGATDRDDLARLLLAEVERRRNDELDRGISLVGPHRDELVLTLGHGAGESLPVKGYASHGESWSFALALRLASYDLLRSDGDDPILILDDVFAELDTERRAQLAELVAGAEQVLVTAAVGADVPPALAGTRYAVAGGEITRES, from the coding sequence TTGTACGTCTCGCACCTGACCCTGCACGACTTCCGCTCCTACGCGACCGCGGAGGTCCCGCTGGAGCCCGGCGTCACCGCGTTCGTCGGCCGCAACGGGCAGGGCAAGACGAACCTGGTCGAGGCGATCGACTACCTCTCCCGGCTCTCCTCGCACCGGGTCGCGGCCGACGCGCCGCTGATCCGATCCGGTGCGGAGCGCGCCGTGGTCCGCGCGGCAGTGGTCCGCGACGGGCGGACCGCGATCCTCGAGGTCGAGCTGGTCCCCGGGAAGGCCAACCGGGCGCGGGTGAACCGGGCCGCGCTGCCCCGGGCCCGCGACATCGTCGGCCTGGTCCGGACCGTGCTGTTCTCCCCCGAGGACCTGACACTGGTCAAGGGAGACCCGTCGGACCGCCGGCGGTTCCTCGACGACCTGCTGGTGCTGCGCGCCCCCCGCCTCGCGGGGGTGCGCTCGGACTACGACCGGATCCTCAAGCAGCGCAACTCGCTGCTCAAGACCGCCGGGGCCGCGCGCCGCGGCAGCTCCTCGCAGGAGGCGGCGCTGTCCACGCTCGGCGTCTGGGACGACCACCTGGCCCGCACCGGCGCCGAGCTGCTGGCCCAGCGCCTGGCACTGGTCGACGCGCTGGCGCCGTACGTCGGGAAGGCCTACGAGACAGTCGCCCGGGGCGCGACCCGGGACGACGCCGAGATCGGCTACCGCGCGTCGCTGGACCTGGCCGGCGCCACCGACCGGGACGACCTGGCCCGGCTGCTGCTCGCCGAGGTCGAGCGGCGCCGCAACGACGAGCTGGACCGCGGGATCTCGCTGGTCGGCCCGCACCGCGACGAGCTGGTGCTGACCCTGGGCCACGGCGCCGGGGAGAGCCTCCCGGTCAAGGGCTACGCCTCGCACGGGGAGTCCTGGTCCTTCGCGCTGGCGCTGCGGCTGGCCTCCTACGACCTGCTGCGCTCCGACGGCGACGACCCGATCCTGATCCTCGACGACGTCTTCGCCGAGCTCGACACCGAGCGGCGCGCGCAGCTGGCCGAGCTGGTGGCCGGCGCGGAGCAGGTGCTGGTCACCGCCGCGGTCGGCGCCGACGTCCCGCCCGCCCTCGCCGGGACGAGGTACGCCGTGGCCGGCGGGGAGATCACCCGTGAGTCCTGA
- the gnd gene encoding phosphogluconate dehydrogenase (NAD(+)-dependent, decarboxylating) has protein sequence MCATTRRREMDIGLIGLGKMGGNMRERLRRGGHTVVGYDRNPDLADVDSLADLVAALPSPKVVWVMVPAGAATQQTINELGDLLGEGDVVVDGGNSRWTDDLEHAEQLAARGIGFVDCGVSGGVWGLENGYALMYGGDPEHVAKVQPVFDTLKPEGDFGSVHAGKVGAGHFSKMVHNGIEYAIMQSYAEGWELLEKVDMVENVTEVLRSWREGTVIRSWLLDLLVAALDDQPNLEGIRGYAEDSGEGRWTVEAGIEHAVATPAITAALYARFVSRQDDSPAMKAVAAMRNQFGGHAMQTSAPKGGDAPSAGRTDPEQSETARQAGSGAESSPAES, from the coding sequence CTGTGCGCGACGACGAGGAGACGTGAGATGGACATCGGACTCATCGGCCTGGGCAAGATGGGCGGCAACATGCGCGAGCGGTTGCGCCGCGGCGGCCACACGGTCGTCGGGTACGACCGCAACCCGGACCTGGCCGACGTCGACTCGCTCGCCGACCTGGTGGCGGCGCTGCCGTCGCCCAAGGTCGTGTGGGTGATGGTCCCGGCCGGGGCCGCGACCCAGCAGACGATCAACGAGCTCGGCGACCTCCTGGGCGAGGGCGACGTGGTCGTCGACGGCGGCAACTCGCGCTGGACCGACGACCTCGAGCACGCCGAGCAGCTGGCCGCCCGCGGCATCGGCTTCGTCGACTGCGGCGTCTCCGGCGGCGTCTGGGGCCTCGAGAACGGCTACGCCCTGATGTACGGCGGCGACCCGGAGCACGTCGCGAAGGTCCAACCGGTCTTCGACACCCTCAAGCCGGAGGGCGACTTCGGCTCCGTGCACGCCGGGAAGGTCGGCGCCGGCCACTTCTCGAAGATGGTCCACAACGGCATCGAGTACGCGATCATGCAGTCCTACGCCGAGGGCTGGGAGCTGCTCGAGAAGGTCGACATGGTCGAGAACGTCACCGAGGTGCTGCGCTCCTGGCGCGAGGGCACGGTGATCCGCTCCTGGCTGCTGGACCTGCTGGTCGCGGCGCTCGACGACCAGCCCAACCTCGAGGGGATCCGCGGGTACGCCGAGGACTCCGGCGAGGGCCGCTGGACCGTGGAGGCCGGCATCGAGCACGCGGTGGCGACGCCGGCGATCACCGCCGCGCTGTACGCACGCTTCGTCTCCCGCCAGGACGACTCGCCGGCCATGAAGGCGGTGGCCGCCATGCGCAACCAGTTCGGCGGGCACGCGATGCAGACCTCCGCCCCCAAGGGCGGCGACGCCCCGTCCGCGGGGCGGACCGACCCGGAGCAGTCCGAGACGGCCCGGCAGGCGGGGTCCGGCGCCGAGTCGAGCCCTGCGGAGAGCTAG
- a CDS encoding DUF3566 domain-containing protein has product MPDRSAETTSIRPAPGEGPDDTAVRPPLSQRIQGRLAGAAEEHRSNAQTAKPDQQRRPRRARLRLTRVDPWSVMKTSFLLAIAFGVVTVVAVLMVWSVLGAAGVWESINASVRDIVGGDDGADFDIENYLGTTRVVGFTMLVAVVDVVLLTAVATLGAFLYNMAAALLGGVEVTLSEDN; this is encoded by the coding sequence ATGCCGGACCGTTCCGCCGAGACCACCTCGATCCGCCCAGCCCCGGGTGAGGGCCCGGACGACACAGCCGTCCGGCCGCCCCTGAGCCAGCGGATCCAGGGCCGGCTCGCCGGCGCCGCGGAGGAGCACCGCTCCAACGCCCAGACCGCGAAGCCCGACCAGCAGCGGCGCCCGCGCCGGGCGCGGCTGCGGCTGACCAGGGTCGACCCCTGGTCGGTGATGAAGACCTCGTTCCTGCTCGCGATCGCCTTCGGCGTCGTCACGGTGGTCGCGGTCCTGATGGTGTGGTCGGTCCTCGGCGCCGCCGGCGTCTGGGAGTCGATCAACGCCTCGGTCCGCGACATCGTCGGCGGCGACGACGGCGCCGACTTCGACATCGAGAACTACCTCGGGACCACCCGGGTCGTGGGCTTCACGATGCTGGTGGCGGTGGTCGACGTCGTACTGCTGACCGCGGTCGCCACCCTGGGCGCGTTCCTGTACAACATGGCGGCCGCCCTGCTGGGCGGCGTCGAGGTCACCCTCTCCGAGGACAACTGA
- the gyrA gene encoding DNA gyrase subunit A encodes MTQTPTDGGAPQGPGGRIEPVELQTSMQRAYIDYAMAVIVGRALPDVRDGLKPVHRRVLYAMYDGGYRPDRGFSKCSRVVGDVMGQYHPHGDTAIYDTLVRLAQPWVMRAPMIQGQGNFGSPGNDSAAAMRYTECRMAPLALEMVRDIEKETVDFQPNYDGRSQEPVVLPSRIPNLLVNGSAGIAVGMATNIPPHNLREVAEGARWALEHPDATREELQDALIERIKGPDFPNGALIVGRQGIEQAYRTGRGSVTQRAVIEVDEDSRGRTCLVITELPYMVNPDNLAVKIAELADSGRVQGISDVRDDTSDRTGQRLVVVLKRDAVARVVLNNLLKHTELQTNFSANMLALVDGVPRTLSIDQFISNWVTHQVEVIRRRTEFLLREAEARAHILRGLVKALDMLDEVIALIRRSPEVDDARQGLIALLEIDELQANAILDMQLRRLAALERQKIIDQLAAIEIEIADYRDILANVARQRQIIADELGEIVEKYGDERRTQIIAADGDLSMEDLIPDEDLVVSITRGGYAKRTRADQYRTQKRGGKGVRGASLRGDDVVEHFIATTNHHWLLFFTTAGRVYRTKAYNLPEASRDAKGGHVAGLLSFQPDESIAQVLAIRDYEQAPYLVLATRHGLVKKTRLGDYNSPRQAGVIAINFREDDDELIGAELVSSEDDILLVSRKGQAIRFRADDSQLRPMGRATSGVSGMKFRDGDALLSMSVIRAHQVAAEEAAGLAEQNEDSAGVEASTEQVAEVKPQYVFTITDGGYAKRTRINEYRLQSRGGLGIKAMSLANTDRGGLVGAFIVEDGDEVLSITANGQVVRSPINEDFRPTGRSTMGVKFVSPKKNDSVAVVARSVESQVEDEVEEAAAVAAEEAAEGAVTDPVVLAAAAQTPSSDAEADATIDGTTDDEPRDEV; translated from the coding sequence GTGACCCAGACGCCCACCGACGGCGGCGCGCCCCAGGGCCCGGGCGGCCGGATCGAGCCGGTCGAGCTGCAGACGTCCATGCAGCGCGCCTACATCGACTACGCGATGGCAGTCATCGTCGGGCGCGCGCTGCCCGACGTACGCGATGGCCTGAAGCCGGTGCACCGCCGGGTGCTCTACGCGATGTACGACGGGGGCTACCGGCCGGACCGGGGCTTCTCCAAGTGCAGCCGCGTCGTCGGCGACGTGATGGGTCAGTACCACCCGCACGGCGACACCGCGATCTACGACACCCTGGTCCGGCTCGCGCAGCCGTGGGTGATGCGCGCCCCGATGATCCAGGGCCAGGGCAACTTCGGCTCGCCGGGCAACGACTCCGCCGCGGCCATGCGGTACACCGAGTGCCGGATGGCGCCGCTGGCGCTGGAGATGGTCCGCGACATCGAGAAGGAGACCGTCGACTTCCAGCCGAACTACGACGGTCGCTCGCAGGAGCCGGTCGTCCTGCCCTCCCGGATCCCGAACCTGCTCGTCAACGGCTCGGCCGGCATCGCGGTGGGCATGGCCACCAACATCCCGCCGCACAACCTGCGCGAGGTCGCCGAGGGCGCCCGCTGGGCGCTGGAGCACCCGGACGCGACCCGCGAGGAGCTCCAGGACGCGCTGATCGAGCGGATCAAGGGCCCCGACTTCCCCAACGGCGCCCTGATCGTCGGCCGCCAGGGCATCGAGCAGGCCTACCGCACCGGTCGCGGCTCGGTCACCCAGCGCGCCGTGATCGAGGTCGACGAGGACTCCCGCGGCCGCACCTGCCTGGTGATCACCGAGCTGCCCTACATGGTCAACCCGGACAACCTGGCCGTGAAGATCGCCGAGCTCGCCGACTCCGGCCGGGTGCAGGGCATCTCCGACGTCCGCGACGACACCTCGGACCGGACCGGCCAGCGGCTGGTCGTCGTCCTCAAGCGCGACGCGGTCGCGCGGGTGGTGCTCAACAACCTGCTCAAGCACACCGAGCTGCAGACGAACTTCAGCGCGAACATGCTGGCGCTGGTCGACGGGGTGCCCCGCACCCTCTCGATCGACCAGTTCATCAGCAACTGGGTCACCCACCAGGTCGAGGTCATCCGCAGGCGCACGGAGTTCCTGCTCCGCGAGGCCGAGGCCCGGGCCCACATCCTGCGCGGCCTGGTCAAGGCGCTCGACATGCTCGACGAGGTCATCGCGCTGATCCGTCGCTCTCCCGAGGTCGACGACGCGCGCCAGGGCCTGATTGCGCTGCTGGAGATCGACGAGCTCCAGGCGAACGCGATCCTGGACATGCAGCTGCGCCGCCTGGCCGCGCTGGAGCGCCAGAAGATCATCGACCAGCTCGCCGCCATCGAGATCGAGATCGCCGACTATCGCGACATCCTCGCGAACGTCGCCCGGCAGCGGCAGATCATCGCCGACGAGCTCGGCGAGATCGTCGAGAAGTACGGCGACGAGCGGCGTACCCAGATCATCGCGGCCGACGGCGACCTGTCGATGGAGGACCTGATCCCCGACGAGGACCTCGTCGTCTCCATCACCCGCGGCGGCTACGCCAAGCGGACCCGCGCCGACCAGTACCGCACCCAGAAGCGCGGCGGGAAGGGCGTGCGCGGCGCGAGCCTGCGCGGCGACGACGTCGTCGAGCACTTCATCGCCACGACCAACCACCACTGGCTGCTGTTCTTCACCACCGCGGGCCGGGTCTACCGCACCAAGGCCTACAACCTCCCCGAGGCCTCGCGCGACGCCAAGGGCGGCCACGTGGCCGGGCTGCTGTCCTTCCAGCCCGACGAGAGCATCGCCCAGGTGCTGGCGATCCGCGACTACGAGCAGGCGCCGTACCTCGTCCTGGCCACCCGGCACGGGCTGGTCAAGAAGACCCGGCTCGGCGACTACAACAGCCCCCGCCAGGCCGGGGTCATCGCGATCAACTTCCGCGAGGACGACGACGAGCTGATCGGCGCCGAGCTGGTGAGCTCCGAGGACGACATCCTGCTGGTCTCCCGCAAGGGCCAGGCCATCCGGTTCCGCGCCGACGACAGCCAGCTGCGCCCGATGGGCCGCGCCACCTCGGGCGTCTCCGGCATGAAGTTCCGCGACGGCGACGCACTGCTGTCGATGTCGGTGATCCGCGCCCACCAGGTCGCGGCCGAGGAGGCCGCCGGCCTCGCCGAGCAGAACGAGGACTCTGCGGGCGTCGAGGCCAGCACCGAGCAGGTCGCCGAGGTGAAGCCGCAGTACGTCTTCACGATCACCGACGGCGGCTACGCCAAGCGGACCCGGATCAACGAGTACCGCCTGCAGTCGCGTGGCGGGCTCGGCATCAAGGCGATGTCGCTGGCCAACACCGACCGCGGCGGCCTGGTCGGCGCGTTCATCGTCGAGGACGGTGACGAGGTGCTCTCGATCACCGCCAACGGCCAGGTCGTGCGCAGCCCGATCAACGAGGACTTCCGGCCCACCGGACGCTCCACGATGGGCGTGAAGTTCGTGAGCCCGAAGAAGAACGACAGCGTCGCCGTCGTGGCCCGATCCGTGGAGTCCCAGGTCGAGGACGAGGTCGAGGAGGCCGCCGCGGTCGCGGCCGAGGAGGCTGCCGAGGGCGCCGTCACCGACCCCGTGGTGCTGGCGGCCGCAGCGCAGACGCCTTCGTCGGATGCGGAAGCGGATGCAACAATCGATGGGACCACCGACGACGAGCCGAGGGATGAGGTCTGA